A window of the Acidimicrobiales bacterium genome harbors these coding sequences:
- a CDS encoding VOC family protein, with protein sequence MGIAFTKSAIDLGIVITDSEASLAFYRDTLGLEHIGDTPASGGATMHRLMCGDTMIKLVKHPTNPAATAAPGGLAGASGIRYFTINCSNVAEMAATCEAAGAPVAVPPTEIRPGVTIAMVEDPDGNWVEFVHYADAG encoded by the coding sequence ATGGGAATCGCCTTCACCAAATCCGCCATCGACCTCGGCATCGTCATCACCGACTCCGAGGCGTCGCTCGCCTTCTACCGAGACACCCTCGGGCTCGAGCACATCGGCGACACGCCGGCATCGGGTGGTGCGACCATGCACCGGTTGATGTGTGGCGACACCATGATCAAGTTGGTGAAGCACCCGACGAATCCGGCAGCGACGGCTGCGCCCGGCGGTCTCGCCGGGGCCTCGGGCATCCGCTACTTCACGATCAACTGCTCGAACGTGGCAGAGATGGCGGCCACCTGCGAAGCGGCCGGTGCGCCGGTGGCGGTGCCGCCCACCGAGATCCGACCAGGGGTCACGATCGCCATGGTCGAGGACCCCGACGGAAACTGGGTCGAGTTCGTTCACTACGCCGACGCGGGCTAG
- the pgm gene encoding phosphoglucomutase (alpha-D-glucose-1,6-bisphosphate-dependent): MSHPRAGQLALPDDLVDVAALVTAYFTVHPDPGDPDQRVAFGTSGHRGTSLDGSFNEDHIAATTQAICEYRAAQGITGPLFLGKDTHALSEPSAATALEVLAGNGVTTMIDVDGRFTPTPAVSLAILRHNRSGTNAQADGIVVTPSHNPPTDGGFKYNPPHGGPADTDATGWIADRANELMANGNRGVTRMRLADAMRANTTHTFDYRASYVADLATAIDFDAIRSAGVRIGADPLGGASVDYWGAIAEHHGIDLTVINPLVDPTWRFMTLDWDGKIRMDCSSPDAMASLIANRDAFDLSTGNDADADRHGIVTPDGGLMNPNHFLAVAIEYLFAHRPGWSASAGIGKTLVSSSMIDRVAAELGRTLVEVPVGFKWFVPGLLDGSVGFGGEESAGASFLRTDGTTWTTDKDGLLLCLLAAEITAVTSSSPSERYAALTERHGAPAYARVDAPANREQKDVLKALSPDQVTATDLAGETITGKLTSAPGNGAAIGGLKVTTENAWFAARPSGTEDVYKIYAESFRGAEHLAEVQDAARALVGEVLGGA; the protein is encoded by the coding sequence ATGTCACATCCACGTGCCGGCCAGCTCGCTCTCCCCGACGACCTCGTCGACGTCGCCGCTCTCGTCACCGCCTACTTCACGGTGCATCCCGATCCTGGCGACCCCGACCAGCGGGTGGCCTTCGGGACCTCGGGCCATCGAGGCACGAGCCTCGATGGCTCCTTCAACGAGGATCACATCGCCGCCACCACCCAGGCGATCTGCGAGTACCGAGCGGCCCAGGGCATCACCGGCCCGCTGTTCCTCGGCAAGGACACCCACGCCCTGTCCGAGCCCTCCGCAGCAACGGCGCTCGAGGTGCTGGCAGGCAACGGTGTCACCACGATGATCGACGTCGACGGCCGCTTCACGCCGACCCCGGCGGTCTCGCTGGCGATCCTGCGACACAATCGCTCAGGTACGAACGCTCAGGCCGATGGGATCGTCGTCACGCCGTCACACAATCCCCCGACCGACGGCGGCTTCAAGTACAACCCGCCGCACGGTGGCCCGGCCGACACCGACGCCACCGGCTGGATCGCCGACCGGGCCAACGAACTCATGGCCAACGGCAATCGTGGCGTCACGCGAATGCGACTCGCCGACGCAATGCGCGCGAACACGACGCACACGTTCGACTACCGGGCCAGCTACGTCGCCGATCTCGCCACGGCCATCGACTTCGATGCCATCCGCTCGGCCGGCGTGCGGATCGGCGCCGATCCGCTCGGCGGCGCCAGTGTCGACTACTGGGGTGCGATCGCCGAGCATCACGGCATCGATCTGACCGTCATCAATCCGCTGGTCGATCCCACGTGGCGGTTCATGACCCTTGACTGGGACGGCAAGATCCGCATGGACTGCTCGTCGCCGGACGCCATGGCATCGCTCATCGCCAACCGTGATGCGTTCGACCTCTCCACCGGCAACGATGCCGACGCCGACCGGCACGGCATCGTCACGCCCGACGGCGGACTCATGAATCCGAACCACTTCCTCGCTGTCGCGATCGAGTACCTCTTCGCCCATCGTCCCGGATGGTCAGCGAGCGCGGGCATCGGCAAGACCCTGGTCTCGAGCTCGATGATCGACCGTGTGGCCGCCGAACTCGGGCGGACGCTGGTCGAGGTCCCGGTCGGCTTCAAATGGTTCGTGCCGGGACTGCTCGACGGGTCGGTCGGTTTCGGCGGCGAGGAGTCCGCCGGCGCCTCGTTCCTCCGCACCGACGGCACCACCTGGACCACCGACAAGGACGGCCTGCTGCTGTGCCTGCTGGCCGCCGAGATCACCGCCGTCACCTCGTCGAGCCCCAGCGAACGATACGCCGCGCTCACCGAACGTCATGGCGCCCCCGCCTATGCACGGGTCGACGCTCCGGCGAACCGTGAGCAGAAGGACGTGTTGAAGGCGTTGTCACCCGACCAGGTCACGGCCACCGACCTCGCAGGCGAGACCATCACGGGCAAGCTCACATCGGCGCCTGGCAACGGCGCCGCGATCGGTGGCCTGAAGGTCACCACCGAGAACGCCTGGTTCGCCGCCCGCCCTTCGGGCACCGAAGACGTCTACAAGATCTATGCCGAGAGCTTCCGCGGCGCCGAGCACCTGGCCGAGGTGCAAGACGCCGCCCGAGCTCTCGTTGGCGAGGTCCTCGGCGGGGCCTGA
- a CDS encoding MFS transporter: MTFAAPIRLSSRLRPSASPGLLFGSAATSTIFVATSFAVPAVIDDYRVSAGAAVLISTAQVGGFTLTNLVGGRRLVPSADMARGALGVMVVTNLVSVFAPNFALLVMLRFLCGLAMGLFTWIAWADSADDDTRRGSIAAVGPLTSAVAAPLLAVAVNVGGLDAIYGTLAVVSVLCMLLPITVEAAISHGRRPIEAKGILPVLLGMAGLTLGGSAVFVFIGVIARDQIGMSTVTLSIALSLNAVAGIPTARYAGRRRFPGVFIMLTGCCAFLLTVADSTVMFMAIVTIWGMTFWLAVPETYALLSERSRHPADRIGDAQAIMSMGRVIGPTVGGALVAAGSFTVLGLVAGGVMIAGGLAVTYVSMSHRWDGAAAVDRT; the protein is encoded by the coding sequence ATGACGTTCGCCGCCCCGATCAGACTGTCGAGCCGGCTTCGGCCATCGGCGTCACCCGGGCTCCTGTTCGGTTCGGCCGCCACCTCGACGATCTTCGTGGCCACCTCGTTCGCGGTACCCGCCGTGATCGACGACTATCGGGTCTCAGCGGGCGCCGCCGTCCTCATCTCGACCGCCCAGGTCGGTGGCTTCACACTGACCAACCTGGTCGGCGGCAGGCGTTTGGTCCCGTCGGCCGACATGGCCCGGGGCGCCCTCGGTGTGATGGTCGTGACGAATCTTGTGTCGGTCTTCGCTCCGAACTTCGCCCTGCTCGTCATGCTCCGTTTCCTGTGTGGCCTGGCGATGGGCCTCTTCACGTGGATCGCGTGGGCCGACTCGGCCGACGACGACACCCGCCGAGGCAGCATCGCTGCGGTCGGCCCCCTCACGTCGGCCGTCGCTGCACCCCTGCTCGCCGTCGCCGTGAACGTCGGCGGGCTCGATGCCATCTACGGCACACTCGCCGTCGTCTCCGTGCTGTGCATGCTCCTGCCGATCACGGTCGAAGCTGCCATCTCGCACGGTCGCCGCCCGATCGAAGCGAAGGGCATCCTGCCCGTGCTCTTGGGCATGGCGGGGCTCACCCTCGGTGGGTCGGCGGTGTTCGTGTTCATCGGCGTCATCGCCCGAGACCAGATCGGCATGTCGACCGTCACCCTGTCCATCGCGCTCAGCCTGAATGCCGTCGCCGGCATCCCGACCGCTCGCTACGCAGGCCGTCGCCGCTTCCCGGGCGTTTTCATCATGTTGACCGGCTGCTGTGCCTTCCTGCTCACCGTCGCCGACAGCACCGTGATGTTCATGGCCATCGTGACTATCTGGGGCATGACCTTCTGGTTGGCCGTGCCGGAGACCTACGCGCTGCTGAGCGAGCGATCACGGCACCCCGCCGATCGCATCGGCGACGCCCAGGCCATCATGTCGATGGGTCGGGTGATCGGGCCGACCGTCGGCGGCGCCCTCGTCGCCGCCGGGTCGTTCACCGTGCTCGGGCTCGTAGCCGGCGGCGTGATGATCGCCGGCGGCTTGGCCGTCACCTACGTCTCGATGTCGCACCGCTGGGACGGTGCCGCCGCCGTCGACCGGACGTGA
- a CDS encoding enoyl-CoA hydratase-related protein yields MSETESAVPNASATDEPAPEVLYEVADHVATITLNRPHRLNAISSKMLATLGRLLEQADEDDDVRCIILTGAGKGFCSGLDLVDAAEGSGIGGEQAMKGMRHMSTRTLPTNILFNVDKPTICALNGAAAGYGLDLALGCDIRLAARSAKIVPGFAKRGVVPESGGTWYLPRLIGHAKAAEIGFLGRNLSAEEAEGYGLVNLVADDEQLGDIARDWAAEIAANAPLAVQAMKRLYRHAWTEDFESHSHHVLLQVMQLFKSNDFKEGIDSYFEKRPPKFTGS; encoded by the coding sequence ATGTCCGAGACCGAATCCGCCGTACCGAACGCCTCTGCCACCGACGAACCGGCACCCGAGGTGCTCTACGAGGTGGCCGACCACGTCGCCACGATCACCCTGAACCGTCCCCATCGCCTCAACGCCATCTCGTCGAAGATGCTTGCCACCCTCGGGCGTCTGCTCGAACAGGCCGATGAAGACGACGACGTGCGGTGCATCATCCTGACCGGCGCAGGCAAAGGGTTCTGCTCCGGTCTCGACCTCGTCGATGCGGCCGAAGGATCCGGTATCGGCGGCGAGCAGGCCATGAAGGGCATGCGGCACATGAGCACCCGCACCCTGCCGACCAACATCTTGTTCAACGTCGACAAGCCCACCATCTGCGCCCTCAACGGCGCTGCCGCCGGTTACGGCCTCGACCTCGCCCTCGGCTGCGACATCCGGCTGGCGGCCCGCTCGGCCAAGATCGTTCCTGGTTTCGCCAAGCGAGGTGTGGTCCCCGAGAGCGGCGGCACCTGGTACCTCCCCCGGCTCATCGGCCACGCCAAGGCCGCCGAGATCGGGTTCTTGGGCCGGAACCTCTCGGCCGAGGAGGCCGAGGGCTACGGGCTCGTCAACCTCGTCGCCGACGACGAGCAACTCGGCGACATCGCCCGTGATTGGGCGGCCGAGATCGCGGCGAACGCGCCGCTCGCCGTGCAGGCGATGAAGCGTCTCTACCGCCATGCCTGGACCGAAGACTTCGAGTCGCACAGTCATCATGTGCTGCTCCAGGTGATGCAGTTGTTCAAGTCGAACGACTTCAAGGAAGGCATCGACTCGTACTTCGAGAAGCGACCGCCGAAGTTCACCGGCTCATGA
- a CDS encoding DUF2087 domain-containing protein — MLTAERLVGLLAEPDRRRVVAAMVLGAIALDDIATTAGIATRTAIDALHRLADAGLVESGAEDSWILIEGAFKQAARAARPTGDPTAHADEPDDRRRVLEVAFRDGKLAQWPAKRTKRLVVLDHLAQRFEPGVRYSERQVNALLRPVDDDTSTMRRYLVDEGFLDRADGEYWRSGGTV, encoded by the coding sequence ATGCTGACTGCCGAACGACTCGTCGGATTGCTCGCGGAACCCGACCGGCGCCGTGTGGTCGCAGCGATGGTGCTCGGAGCGATCGCCCTCGACGACATCGCCACCACCGCCGGGATCGCCACCCGAACGGCCATCGACGCCCTGCATCGTCTGGCCGATGCCGGTTTGGTCGAGTCGGGCGCCGAGGACTCCTGGATTCTCATCGAGGGCGCGTTCAAACAGGCGGCCCGTGCGGCTCGCCCGACCGGCGATCCGACGGCGCACGCCGACGAGCCCGACGATCGACGGCGGGTGCTCGAGGTGGCGTTCCGCGATGGCAAGCTGGCCCAGTGGCCGGCGAAGCGAACCAAGCGGCTGGTGGTGCTCGATCACCTGGCCCAGCGATTCGAACCGGGCGTCCGCTACTCCGAGCGCCAGGTCAATGCACTGCTCCGCCCGGTCGACGACGACACCTCGACCATGCGCCGGTACCTGGTCGACGAGGGCTTCCTCGATCGAGCCGACGGGGAGTACTGGCGCAGCGGCGGCACCGTGTGA
- a CDS encoding STAS domain-containing protein: MDVIISRTANTLAATIDGEIDAANGHVLTTKIGRGIAGGVDEVVIDVAKLEFIDSSGISRLVELRQMALDAGATFRLTHPAPNVRRVLEITGLLATFGIHE, encoded by the coding sequence GTGGACGTCATCATCAGCCGAACGGCGAACACGCTGGCGGCGACGATCGATGGGGAGATCGATGCCGCCAACGGTCACGTCCTCACAACGAAGATCGGACGCGGGATTGCCGGCGGTGTCGACGAGGTCGTCATCGACGTGGCCAAGCTCGAGTTCATCGACTCGTCCGGCATCAGCCGCCTGGTAGAACTCCGACAGATGGCGCTCGACGCCGGCGCCACGTTCCGCCTCACCCACCCGGCCCCCAACGTCCGGCGCGTGCTCGAGATCACGGGACTGCTGGCGACCTTCGGGATCCACGAGTGA
- a CDS encoding DUF4214 domain-containing protein, with protein sequence MGFSVRRSFCGATTPPVALANVFVAAVLAVVGAVAIQPASTGAMVEQPDPIEMVAVGDMADCPATAPAEVGVLLDELPGEILGLGDYTYTGGTAAAFANCFGPAFGRHKTRFLPAVGNHEYDSGSAQPYVDYFGPIAGDIDELYYVTQRGNWQILVLNSNCWEVGGCAVGKPQYNWLQGVLAASAPDVCRIVTMHHPRWSSYSTYGSQQYLAPMLELLEAAGTDLLLTGHSHHYERFAAQSVDAELDDKGIRQITVGTGGVALRTPDVVAPNSLVRRTDYGVLTLDLLEDSWGLEFVGVGDAGVLDRASDTCVNAPVLQVTESQAPLYRLYKAVFLRRPDQAGLDYWTGISNEGVSLMSIAGLFADSAEFTNRYSAVGDDEFLTLLYRNTLGRTPDPAGYAYWQQQMASGVDRGRIVIAFSEADEFIRRTPLR encoded by the coding sequence ATGGGCTTCTCTGTTCGCCGATCGTTCTGCGGCGCCACGACGCCACCCGTTGCTCTCGCCAACGTGTTCGTCGCCGCGGTGCTGGCCGTGGTCGGGGCGGTGGCGATCCAGCCCGCGTCGACGGGGGCGATGGTGGAACAGCCGGATCCGATCGAGATGGTCGCGGTGGGCGACATGGCCGACTGCCCGGCCACGGCGCCGGCCGAGGTCGGCGTGCTGCTCGACGAGCTGCCAGGTGAGATCCTCGGGCTCGGCGACTACACCTATACCGGCGGGACCGCTGCCGCCTTCGCGAACTGCTTCGGCCCGGCGTTCGGGCGCCACAAGACCCGCTTCCTGCCTGCCGTCGGCAACCACGAATACGACTCGGGCTCGGCGCAGCCCTACGTGGACTACTTCGGGCCGATTGCCGGCGACATCGACGAGCTCTACTACGTCACCCAGCGCGGCAACTGGCAGATCTTGGTGCTCAATTCGAATTGTTGGGAGGTCGGCGGGTGTGCCGTCGGCAAGCCGCAGTACAACTGGCTCCAGGGCGTGTTGGCTGCGTCGGCGCCCGACGTGTGCCGGATCGTCACGATGCATCACCCTCGCTGGTCGTCGTACTCGACGTACGGCTCGCAGCAGTACCTCGCACCGATGCTCGAGCTGCTCGAAGCGGCTGGCACCGACCTGCTGCTGACCGGCCACTCGCACCACTACGAACGGTTTGCTGCTCAATCGGTCGACGCCGAACTCGATGACAAGGGCATCCGACAGATCACGGTGGGAACGGGTGGGGTGGCCCTTCGCACCCCCGATGTCGTCGCCCCGAACTCACTGGTGCGACGCACCGACTACGGGGTGCTGACCCTGGATCTGTTGGAGGATTCTTGGGGCCTGGAGTTCGTCGGCGTCGGCGATGCCGGCGTCCTCGACCGGGCGTCGGACACCTGTGTCAACGCTCCCGTCTTACAAGTGACCGAGTCGCAGGCGCCGCTGTACCGGCTCTACAAGGCGGTGTTCCTCCGCCGTCCGGATCAGGCCGGGCTCGACTACTGGACCGGCATCTCGAACGAGGGGGTATCGCTCATGTCGATCGCCGGCCTGTTCGCCGACAGTGCCGAATTCACCAATCGCTACTCGGCGGTCGGCGACGACGAGTTCCTCACCCTGCTGTACCGCAACACGCTGGGACGGACACCGGATCCCGCCGGCTACGCCTACTGGCAGCAGCAGATGGCGAGCGGTGTCGACCGTGGCCGCATCGTGATCGCCTTCAGCGAGGCCGACGAGTTCATCCGCCGCACGCCGCTGCGCTGA
- a CDS encoding endonuclease/exonuclease/phosphatase family protein, with protein sequence MSSSIDRRPSPEGTLRILTLNIGSLFEPDWDARRHEIVAWIDRLDPDVITLQEVQESEGTPNTAGWLADAAEASWHWAFGGEGFDDGIWPDTSMRFGSAVLSRWPIESTSYHRLGVADGADRIVAGIPWELFGARTQGIDVFSTHLAPAPTHGAHRQRQVVEIDRLIRSARGTLDDLVPGRPRTGLPPILCGDFNAEAGSDEIRFLSGFTLLDGVTTAFQDAWAVAGNGGAGFTNDWTINPYAAALNVHRKRIDYVFVGDPFMRSGGAGRVLACAVVADAPLTGIVASDHAGLVADIAWPDRPA encoded by the coding sequence GTGAGTTCGTCGATCGATCGCCGCCCGTCGCCTGAGGGGACGCTGCGGATCCTCACCCTCAACATCGGCTCGTTGTTCGAGCCGGACTGGGATGCCCGCCGGCACGAGATCGTTGCCTGGATCGATCGTCTCGACCCCGACGTGATCACGCTCCAAGAGGTCCAGGAGAGCGAGGGCACGCCGAACACCGCCGGGTGGCTCGCCGACGCCGCGGAGGCCTCCTGGCACTGGGCCTTCGGTGGTGAGGGATTCGACGATGGGATCTGGCCCGACACGTCCATGCGCTTCGGGTCGGCGGTGTTGTCGCGCTGGCCGATCGAGTCGACGAGCTATCACCGTCTCGGCGTTGCCGACGGCGCCGATCGCATCGTCGCCGGGATCCCGTGGGAACTGTTCGGTGCCCGCACACAGGGGATCGACGTGTTCTCGACCCACCTGGCGCCTGCTCCGACACACGGCGCCCATCGTCAACGGCAAGTGGTCGAGATCGATCGGCTGATTCGATCCGCCAGAGGAACGCTCGATGACCTCGTGCCTGGTCGGCCACGAACCGGTCTGCCGCCGATCCTGTGCGGCGACTTCAACGCCGAGGCGGGGAGCGACGAGATCCGTTTCCTGTCCGGCTTCACCCTCCTCGACGGCGTCACGACCGCCTTCCAGGACGCGTGGGCCGTGGCCGGAAACGGCGGCGCCGGCTTCACCAACGACTGGACGATCAATCCCTATGCCGCGGCGCTGAACGTGCATCGCAAGCGGATCGACTATGTGTTCGTCGGGGATCCGTTCATGCGTTCCGGAGGGGCCGGCCGGGTGCTGGCGTGCGCCGTGGTTGCCGATGCCCCGCTCACCGGCATCGTCGCCAGCGACCACGCGGGCTTGGTGGCCGACATTGCCTGGCCCGACCGCCCAGCCTGA
- a CDS encoding xanthine dehydrogenase family protein molybdopterin-binding subunit — protein MSDPSRLEDRHLLVGDTTYVANVDLPGCAFVHFVTSIEAHALITNIDVAEAANAAGVIDVVTGHDHELGAFPGSPPDYPEGTARPLLATDRVRFVGEPIVAIVAETQAQAVDAAELVVIDYEPLPAVIGFDAAAGDDTLLFESVGTNVMHRANGGVADPIDFSAFEHVVTATFINQRLAPCPLETRAAAAVWGDDGRLTQYASCQGVHPFQKGIAALYGLDLADVRVITADVGGSFGAKGRFYVEDLLLPLLAKRAGRPVRWLPSRSQDMIGLGHSRAQRQTITIGGDRYGRIHAMEAHIEVDCGAYPVAGPVLAKNAGMVMPGPMDVSNVRWTTTALVTNTTPTAAYRGAGRPEGGAMVDRAIDLYAAEAGLDPLDVRRLNLLKPDQMPWTNPTGVLYDSGDYPEALELVADYVGYEAVRHEQANRQANGDTKALGIGLSSFIDRTAGVPGTEYGSLELMPDGRMRVLTGSSPYGQGHYTTWAMLVAERTGVPLDMIDVVHGDTDIVPRGGITGGSRSAQKAGSAVAIATDMLVDEAKRAAANLLEANEVDIVLDPTSGRFAVAGSPAAATVGWAEIAALKGAASDDSDEAGYGFKCETDYEQANPTVPYGMYAAVVEVDTETGEVELRRIVTVDDAGTMIHPTIVQGQVHGGLGQAIGQALYEEFAYDAEGNPITASFLDYGIPSAAEFPSFESHLTEHPAPGNVLGAKGIAESGTIGGVPAVQNAVIDAIAYLGVKHVDLPLTPQRVWQAMQ, from the coding sequence ATGAGCGACCCGTCACGGCTCGAGGACCGACACCTCCTCGTCGGCGACACCACCTATGTCGCCAATGTCGACCTTCCCGGCTGTGCGTTCGTCCACTTCGTCACCTCGATCGAGGCGCACGCCCTGATCACCAACATCGACGTCGCCGAGGCGGCCAACGCGGCCGGTGTCATCGATGTCGTAACCGGCCACGACCACGAGCTCGGGGCGTTTCCCGGCAGTCCTCCCGATTACCCCGAGGGCACGGCCCGCCCGCTACTCGCCACCGACCGGGTGCGCTTCGTCGGTGAGCCGATCGTTGCCATCGTGGCCGAGACCCAGGCCCAGGCGGTCGACGCCGCCGAACTCGTGGTGATCGACTACGAACCGCTACCGGCCGTGATCGGATTCGATGCCGCCGCCGGCGACGACACCCTCCTCTTCGAATCGGTCGGCACCAACGTGATGCACCGAGCGAACGGGGGCGTCGCCGATCCGATCGACTTCTCGGCCTTCGAGCACGTCGTCACCGCCACCTTCATCAACCAGCGGTTGGCTCCGTGCCCGCTCGAGACCCGGGCCGCCGCTGCGGTGTGGGGCGACGACGGCCGACTCACCCAGTACGCCAGCTGCCAGGGTGTGCACCCGTTCCAGAAGGGCATCGCTGCGCTGTACGGGCTCGACCTCGCCGATGTGCGGGTCATCACGGCCGATGTCGGTGGCAGCTTCGGCGCCAAGGGCCGCTTCTACGTCGAAGACCTCCTCCTCCCCCTCCTGGCCAAGCGGGCCGGTCGCCCGGTGCGGTGGCTGCCGAGCCGCTCCCAGGACATGATCGGGCTGGGCCATTCCCGAGCCCAGCGCCAGACCATCACCATCGGCGGCGACCGCTACGGCCGCATCCACGCCATGGAGGCCCACATCGAGGTCGACTGCGGCGCGTACCCCGTCGCCGGTCCGGTGCTCGCCAAGAACGCCGGCATGGTGATGCCAGGTCCGATGGACGTGTCCAACGTCCGGTGGACCACCACGGCGCTGGTCACCAACACCACGCCGACCGCCGCCTATCGAGGAGCGGGTCGACCCGAGGGCGGAGCGATGGTCGACCGAGCGATCGACCTCTACGCCGCCGAAGCCGGGCTCGATCCCCTCGATGTCCGCCGGCTCAACCTGTTGAAGCCCGACCAGATGCCGTGGACCAACCCCACCGGTGTGCTGTACGACTCGGGCGACTATCCCGAAGCCCTCGAACTCGTTGCTGACTACGTCGGCTACGAGGCCGTGCGGCACGAACAGGCCAACCGTCAGGCCAACGGCGACACCAAGGCGCTGGGCATCGGCCTGTCGTCGTTCATCGATCGCACCGCCGGCGTGCCCGGCACCGAGTACGGCTCACTCGAACTGATGCCCGATGGGCGGATGCGCGTGCTCACCGGCTCGTCGCCCTACGGCCAGGGCCACTACACCACGTGGGCGATGCTCGTCGCCGAACGCACCGGCGTTCCGCTCGACATGATCGACGTCGTCCACGGCGACACCGACATCGTGCCGAGGGGCGGAATCACCGGCGGCTCCCGATCGGCGCAGAAGGCCGGCTCTGCCGTGGCCATCGCCACCGACATGTTGGTCGACGAGGCCAAGCGGGCGGCGGCCAACCTGCTCGAGGCCAACGAAGTCGACATCGTCCTCGATCCGACCTCGGGCCGCTTCGCCGTGGCGGGATCGCCGGCAGCAGCCACGGTCGGGTGGGCCGAGATCGCCGCTCTGAAGGGTGCGGCATCCGACGACAGCGACGAGGCCGGCTACGGCTTCAAGTGCGAGACCGACTACGAGCAGGCCAACCCGACCGTTCCCTACGGCATGTACGCGGCCGTGGTCGAGGTCGACACCGAGACCGGCGAGGTCGAACTTCGCCGGATCGTCACCGTCGACGACGCCGGCACGATGATCCACCCGACCATCGTGCAGGGCCAGGTGCACGGCGGCCTCGGCCAGGCCATCGGGCAAGCGCTCTATGAGGAGTTCGCCTACGACGCCGAGGGCAACCCCATCACCGCCAGCTTCCTCGACTACGGCATTCCATCTGCCGCCGAATTCCCGTCCTTCGAGTCCCACCTGACCGAGCACCCCGCCCCTGGCAACGTGCTCGGGGCCAAGGGCATCGCCGAGTCCGGAACGATTGGCGGGGTGCCCGCCGTGCAGAATGCCGTGATCGATGCGATCGCCTATCTCGGCGTCAAGCACGTCGACCTCCCGCTCACGCCGCAGCGCGTCTGGCAGGCGATGCAGTAG
- a CDS encoding flavin-dependent oxidoreductase: protein MRIIVAGAGIGGLVTAMKLHSRGHDVVIYESVRELAPLGVGINILPHAMAVLDTLGMVEPLLGLGVATEELAFFNRHGQLIWREPRGRHAGYPVPQISIHRGRLQLALFEEAKRVLGDDAIVLGHAITGFEQSPGTVTVELLDRQNDRTVTDTAELLVGADGIHSTVRRHFVPDEGPPQWSGNMLWRATSQHEPYLTGRSMFMAGHRPHKFVAYPITEPEIGLQTINWIAELDWTAHGMPARESWNRVVERSLFDAEFSDWVFDWLDIPELIAGADTVLEFPMVDRDPLERWTHDRVTLLGDAAHPMYPIGSNGASQAILDAQALADALSEEVAPGGGGVDVALERYDVERRTATGAIVLANRGHGPEVVMDWAEERAPEGFDSVSDVFAEGELEAVSDRYKRVAGFVRPT, encoded by the coding sequence ATGCGGATCATCGTGGCAGGTGCAGGGATCGGTGGGTTGGTGACGGCGATGAAGCTGCACAGTCGCGGTCACGACGTCGTGATCTATGAGTCGGTGCGTGAGCTGGCGCCGCTCGGCGTCGGGATCAACATCCTCCCGCATGCCATGGCCGTGCTCGACACGCTCGGAATGGTCGAGCCCCTGCTCGGACTGGGGGTCGCCACCGAGGAACTGGCGTTCTTCAACCGCCACGGTCAGCTGATCTGGCGTGAACCTCGTGGCCGGCACGCGGGCTACCCCGTGCCGCAGATCTCGATTCATCGAGGCCGCCTGCAGCTGGCACTGTTCGAGGAAGCGAAGCGAGTGCTCGGCGATGACGCCATCGTCCTCGGCCACGCGATCACCGGCTTCGAGCAGTCGCCGGGCACGGTCACGGTGGAACTGCTCGACCGGCAGAACGACCGAACGGTCACCGACACCGCCGAACTGCTCGTCGGGGCCGACGGGATCCACTCGACCGTCCGTCGCCACTTCGTCCCCGACGAGGGACCGCCCCAATGGAGCGGCAACATGCTGTGGCGGGCCACCAGTCAGCACGAGCCGTATCTCACTGGACGATCGATGTTCATGGCCGGTCATCGGCCGCACAAGTTCGTTGCCTACCCGATCACCGAGCCCGAGATCGGTCTGCAGACGATCAACTGGATCGCCGAACTCGACTGGACGGCGCACGGCATGCCGGCCCGGGAGAGCTGGAACCGGGTCGTCGAACGGAGCCTGTTCGACGCGGAGTTCAGCGACTGGGTGTTCGACTGGCTCGACATTCCCGAACTCATCGCCGGCGCCGACACGGTGCTCGAGTTTCCGATGGTCGATCGCGATCCCCTCGAGCGATGGACCCATGACCGAGTCACCCTGCTTGGCGATGCCGCTCACCCGATGTACCCGATCGGTTCGAACGGGGCGTCGCAGGCGATCCTCGATGCGCAGGCCCTGGCCGACGCCCTCAGCGAAGAGGTGGCACCCGGTGGAGGCGGGGTCGACGTTGCGCTCGAGCGGTACGACGTCGAGCGGCGAACGGCGACGGGTGCGATCGTGCTCGCCAACCGGGGCCACGGCCCCGAGGTGGTCATGGACTGGGCCGAGGAGCGGGCGCCCGAGGGCTTCGACTCGGTGAGCGACGTGTTCGCCGAGGGTGAACTCGAAGCTGTCAGTGATCGCTACAAGCGGGTCGCCGGCTTCGTCCGGCCGACCTGA